Proteins encoded within one genomic window of Candidatus Hydrogenedentota bacterium:
- a CDS encoding TIGR02757 family protein, with protein sequence MTAARRRRLEALRPALDGLYARYNRRAFVDPDPLAPVYAFTDPAEQEVAALLAAALAFGNVKTILESIRRVFEAVPAPARAARDLPPAALRRRLEGFRHRYVTGTEVAALMAGAGSLLREYGSLGGALMALDDPESATVLPVIARLADALRARGGLPKNYLVPDPALGSACKRWFMLLRWMVREDDVDLGLWRRLGAGRLIVPVDTHMHRVAIGLGLTRRKAADLKAALEITAAFRAICPEDPVRYDFCLTRLGIRADGDMAAFVREARTPGA encoded by the coding sequence ATGACCGCCGCGCGCCGGCGCCGCCTGGAAGCGCTTCGCCCCGCGCTGGACGGCCTCTACGCGCGCTATAACCGGCGCGCGTTTGTCGATCCCGATCCGCTGGCGCCGGTGTACGCCTTTACGGATCCCGCCGAGCAGGAGGTGGCCGCGCTGCTTGCCGCGGCGCTGGCTTTCGGGAATGTAAAGACGATACTGGAGAGCATCCGGCGCGTTTTCGAGGCCGTTCCCGCGCCCGCCCGGGCCGCGCGCGACCTGCCGCCGGCGGCGCTGCGGCGCCGGCTCGAAGGATTCCGCCACCGCTATGTGACGGGAACCGAAGTGGCCGCGCTGATGGCGGGAGCGGGGAGCCTGCTTCGCGAATACGGATCGCTGGGCGGCGCGCTGATGGCGCTGGACGATCCGGAATCGGCCACCGTGCTGCCCGTGATTGCGCGCCTCGCCGATGCGCTTCGCGCGCGGGGGGGCCTGCCGAAGAACTACCTCGTCCCGGATCCCGCGCTGGGCAGCGCCTGCAAGCGCTGGTTCATGCTTCTGCGGTGGATGGTTCGGGAGGACGATGTCGATCTGGGGCTCTGGCGCCGGCTGGGCGCCGGGCGGCTTATTGTTCCGGTGGACACGCACATGCACCGGGTGGCGATCGGGCTGGGGCTGACGCGGCGCAAGGCGGCGGATCTGAAGGCGGCGCTGGAGATCACGGCCGCGTTTCGCGCGATCTGTCCGGAAGATCCGGTGCGTTACGATTTCTGTCTGACGCGCCTGGGCATTCGCGCGGACGGCGATATGGCGGCGTTCGTGCGCGAGGCGCGGACGCCGGGGGCCTGA